The following nucleotide sequence is from Methylocystis iwaonis.
TCCTCACATATTCAATCATTCGATCAATTTCCAGTCATTGTGTCGGGCAAGCCGCAAAAGAATCGAGTAATTGGTCGAGGTCCGCTTCCTTGTTGTACGGATGATCCGACCGGCACGGGCCCGGCGGCGCGGGCGATGCTGGATACGCCGCCGTTCATCTCGTCAACCCGGCAAGACTCATAACGGTCCGAAATAGCATCGCAACGGCGGCGAGTGCGACTACGCTCCCGACCCAAAGGGCAACGAGCCAGCCGAGACGGCGGACCCACACGATCCGAAAGAGCGTAAGGGCTCGCATTAGTGATAGCCCTCGCCAGTCCGCACTTTGCCGCGGAAGACATAGTAAGACCATGCAGTGTAGGCGAGGGTGCAGGGGATGATGAATAGCGCTCCAGCCAGCGCGAAGCCCATGCTCTGCGCCGGCGCCGCTGCATCCCAGATGGAGACGGCCGGTGGAATGATGTTTGGCCAGAGGCTGATGATCAGGCCTGTATAGCCCAGAAACAGTAGCAGCAGCGTCAACAGGAAGGGCGCAACGTCGCGGTCGTCGCCGAGTGTCTTCAGGAGCGTACAGGTGGTAGCCAGCACGAGCATCGGCACAGGGGCGAAGAATATGAAGTTGGGCAGCGAGAACCATCGGGCCGCCACTTCCGCGTGA
It contains:
- a CDS encoding DUF2474 domain-containing protein, with the protein product MVLLCLPRQSADWRGLSLMRALTLFRIVWVRRLGWLVALWVGSVVALAAVAMLFRTVMSLAGLTR